One Danio rerio strain Tuebingen ecotype United States chromosome 13, GRCz12tu, whole genome shotgun sequence DNA window includes the following coding sequences:
- the six6a gene encoding homeobox protein SIX6a isoform X2 yields MRSERAVYYYDRLNKKRGETDEEQHQTGGPKERDITVSMFQLPILNFSPQQVAGVCETLEESGDVERLGRFLWSLPVAPSACDVLGKNESVLRARAVVAFHAGNFRELYHILENHKFTKDSHAKLQALWLEAHYQEAEKLRGRPLGPVDKYRVRKKFPLPRTIWDGEQKTHCFKERTRHLLREWYLQDPYPNPSKKRELAQATGLTPTQVGNWFKNRRQRDRAAAAKNRLQQQVLSGGSVRSLGDDDTTVDRLGPASSPEVSLSSKAATSAISITSSDSECDI; encoded by the exons ACAGGCTTAACAAAAAGAGGGGCGAGACAGACGAGGAACAGCACCAGACAGGAGGACCAAAGGAGAGAGACATTACAGTCTCCATGTTCCAGCTGCCCATTTTGAATTTCAGCCCTCAGCAGGTCGCGGGGGTCTGTGAGACGCTCGAGGAGAGCGGAGACGTGGAGAGGCTCGGCCGCTTTCTCTGGTCACTCCCGGTGGCGCCGTCCGCCTGCGATGTGCTCGGAAAGAACGAGTCTGTCCTGCGCGCGCGCGCGGTCGTGGCCTTTCACGCGGGCAACTTCCGCGAGCTCTACCACATACTAGAGAACCACAAATTCACCAAAGACTCACACGCAAAACTGCAGGCGCTCTGGCTCGAGGCGCATTACCAGGAGGCTGAGAAACTCCGTGGGCGTCCGTTAGGACCCGTGGACAAGTACCGCGTCCGAAAGAAGTTTCCACTGCCCAGGACGATATGGGACGGGGAACAGAAAACGCACTGCTTTAAGGAAAGAACGCGGCATCTGCTGAGAGAGTGGTACCTGCAGGACCCTTACCCAAATCCCAGCAAAAAAAGAGAACTGGCGCAGGCGACTGGACTCACACCCACGCAAGTGGGCAACTGGTTTAAAAACCGGAGGCAAAGGGACCGAGCGGCAGCGGCCAAGAACAG GCTACAGCAGCAAGTTCTGTCCGGTGGCTCGGTCCGATCGCTGGGGGACGATGACACCACAGTAGACCGCCTGGGTCCCGCCTCAAGCCCAGAAGTCAGTCTCTCGAGCAAGGCCGCCACCTCCGCCATCTCCATCACCTCCAGCGACAGTGAATGTGACATCTAA
- the six6a gene encoding homeobox protein SIX6a: protein MFQLPILNFSPQQVAGVCETLEESGDVERLGRFLWSLPVAPSACDVLGKNESVLRARAVVAFHAGNFRELYHILENHKFTKDSHAKLQALWLEAHYQEAEKLRGRPLGPVDKYRVRKKFPLPRTIWDGEQKTHCFKERTRHLLREWYLQDPYPNPSKKRELAQATGLTPTQVGNWFKNRRQRDRAAAAKNRLQQQVLSGGSVRSLGDDDTTVDRLGPASSPEVSLSSKAATSAISITSSDSECDI from the exons ATGTTCCAGCTGCCCATTTTGAATTTCAGCCCTCAGCAGGTCGCGGGGGTCTGTGAGACGCTCGAGGAGAGCGGAGACGTGGAGAGGCTCGGCCGCTTTCTCTGGTCACTCCCGGTGGCGCCGTCCGCCTGCGATGTGCTCGGAAAGAACGAGTCTGTCCTGCGCGCGCGCGCGGTCGTGGCCTTTCACGCGGGCAACTTCCGCGAGCTCTACCACATACTAGAGAACCACAAATTCACCAAAGACTCACACGCAAAACTGCAGGCGCTCTGGCTCGAGGCGCATTACCAGGAGGCTGAGAAACTCCGTGGGCGTCCGTTAGGACCCGTGGACAAGTACCGCGTCCGAAAGAAGTTTCCACTGCCCAGGACGATATGGGACGGGGAACAGAAAACGCACTGCTTTAAGGAAAGAACGCGGCATCTGCTGAGAGAGTGGTACCTGCAGGACCCTTACCCAAATCCCAGCAAAAAAAGAGAACTGGCGCAGGCGACTGGACTCACACCCACGCAAGTGGGCAACTGGTTTAAAAACCGGAGGCAAAGGGACCGAGCGGCAGCGGCCAAGAACAG GCTACAGCAGCAAGTTCTGTCCGGTGGCTCGGTCCGATCGCTGGGGGACGATGACACCACAGTAGACCGCCTGGGTCCCGCCTCAAGCCCAGAAGTCAGTCTCTCGAGCAAGGCCGCCACCTCCGCCATCTCCATCACCTCCAGCGACAGTGAATGTGACATCTAA